One region of Salvia miltiorrhiza cultivar Shanhuang (shh) chromosome 3, IMPLAD_Smil_shh, whole genome shotgun sequence genomic DNA includes:
- the LOC131019125 gene encoding LRR receptor-like serine/threonine-protein kinase RGI5: protein MEKKLYCILPYAFLITVTFPVLSSEAKQPMSLATDQTALLSLEHRSLLLATNWTNSSSVCSWIGVTCSLRHPRVAALNLSNMALSATIPPQFGRLSFLVSLDLSNNLFYGDFPHQLSLLRRLKFISFRLNNFTGDIPPMFGQLPKLEYLSLSNNSFIGSIPKLLSNLTNLQFLELSFNSLSGEIPKEFGRLQSLQTLSVRFNRLSGAIPSAIFNISTLVVIALRNNELSGSLPTDMCRNLPTLTVLSLSKNQLSGAIPSNLSRCSGLDVLGLSYNSFSGEIPSEIGYLTSLQLLALGGNNLNGILPHEIGHIQSLVTFGAEQNEIAGSIDFNIFMNMSSLQTLALWRNKFTGNLSRDVGNITMLTLLELQENHFTGLIPTEFVQLYHLETLRLYSNSLSGSIPHELFNISTLRILSLGGNALSGVLPTHLCHASLSLEELYLGINSISGAIPNSICNCSQLTILSLPRNKFSGYIPTHLGNLRLLQRLELFRNNLTQAPSSSFITSLTNCRCLTDLVFDNNPLNGVIPASVGNLSSSLSIFTASNSKFSGSIPVEIGNLSNMMVLDLSGNELLLEPVIEENQLQKRSCHAEVVLACFCFQLLLLLLMSTVAVAGAGLGN, encoded by the exons ATGGAGAAAAAGCTTTATTGCATTTTGCCTTATGCATTCCTAATCACCGTAACCTTCCCAGTGCTTTCTTCAGAAGCCAAACAACCTATGAGTCTTGCAACTGATCAAACTGCCCTTCTTTCACTCGAACATAGATCTCTTTTACTTGCAACTAATTGGACCAATTCGAGCTCCGTCTGCAGCTGGATTGGCGTCACTTGCAGCTTGCGCCACCCAAGAGTAGCTGCCTTGAATCTCTCCAACATGGCTCTCTCCGCCACCATTCCACCACAGTTCGGACGCCTCTCCTTCCTCGTCTCCCTCGACCTCTCCAACAACCTTTTCTATGGAGATTTCCCACACCAACTGTCTCTCCTTCGCCGTTTGAAGTTCATATCTTTCCGactcaacaacttcactggaGACATCCCTCCGATGTTCGGTCAGTTACCAAAATTAGAGTATTTGTCTTTAAGCAACAACAGCTTCATAGGTTCCATCCCAAAATTGCTCTCAAACCTCACAAACCTACAATTTCTTGAGTTATCTTTCAATTctctaagtggagaaattccaaaaGAGTTTGGGAGACTTCAAAGTCTACAAACTCTATCTGTTCGATTCAATCGTCTATCCGGTGCTATACCATCAGCCATATTCAACATCTCGACCCTTGTAGTTATAGCATTGAGAAACAATGAACTGAGTGGAAGTCTTCCAACAGACATGTGCCGTAATCTTCCAACTCTTACTGTGCTAAGTCTTTCTAAAAATCAGCTGAGTGGCGCGATTCCCTCAAATCTATCCCGATGTTCAGGGCTTGATGTGTTGGGCCTCTCTTACAACTCTTTTAGTGGGGAGATTCCTTCAGAAATCGGCTACTTAACATCTCTTCAGTTGTTAGCTCTTGGTGGTAACAATTTGAATG GAATACTACCGCATGAGATTGGCCATATTCAGAGTCTTGTTACTTTTGGTGCTGAACAGAATGAGATTGCGGGCTCAattgatttcaatattttcatgaatatgtCTTCTTTGCAAACCTTAGCACTATGGCGTAACAAATTCACGGGGAACCTTTCAAGGGATGTCGGGAATATTACCATGCTAACATTGTTAGAGCTCCAGGAAAACCATTTTACAG GGCTTATTCCCACTGAATTTGTCCAACTTTACCATTTGGAGACATTACGATTATACTCCAACAGCTTGAGTGGTTCGATTCCACATGagctctttaacatttcaacaCTTCGAATTCTTTCACTTGGCGGCAATGCTCTGTCAGGGGTTCTTCCAACCCATTTATGCcatgcctctctctctctcgaagaACTTTATCTTGGCATAAATTCTATTAGTGGAGCAATACCCAACTCCATCTGTAACTGTTCTCAACTCACAATTCTCTCACTTCCCCGAAACAAATTCAGTGGTTATATACCTACTCATCTCGGCAACCTAAGACTTCTTCAAAGACTTGAACTGTTCAGAAACAATCTTACCCAGGCACCATCTTCTTCCTTCATTACTTCATTGACAAATTGCAGGTGTCTAACTGATTTGGTATTTGATAATAATCCTCTAAATGGTGTCATTCCAGCTTCTGTCGGGAATTTATCTTCCTCGCTTTCAATATTCACCGCCAGCAACTCCAAATTCAGTGGCAGCATTCCTGTTGAAATAGGCAATCTAAGCAATATGATGGTATTAGATTTATCTGGGAATGAGttattgttagaaccgg tcaTTGAAGAAAATCAGCTGCAAAAACGAAGTTGTCATGCAGAAGTCGTACTGGCGTGCTTCTGCTTCcagcttctgctgctgctgctgatgtCAACTGTTGCTGTTGCTGGTGCTGGGCTTGGGAattaa